A genomic region of Dactylococcopsis salina PCC 8305 contains the following coding sequences:
- a CDS encoding CBS domain-containing protein: MLSSNATHLNPNSTIAQLETHQYQVDADTLGEVVSTEFKNHPDLPGVIVKEGEAVLGVISRRKFLEQMSQPYSIELYLRRPIRVLLEVMETDTLTLKEDSAINEAVKRALNRPLDLLYEPIIVQRKDQSLELLELHNLLLAQSKIFAQVNKIINQQKEEARQYAENLKQEQAKVREYTRQLEQEQLEAQRRNQVLEMQRAKLSRQANAISELNDRFVQLGELLSKEGKETFAQMLSSVEAISDSTARIINIGEGFKEELEVVNSATQLIERVSQQVRNLSIQVALAANRPGSGAQGQMSGLSRITTEIGNLGSKTSEATTEVNQIAYRFKGQIEDLTSAAAESEEVARSLVRRSQQTQQALDELERLLNEHREEDTAVDYVQDENTAEQEASNV, from the coding sequence GTGCTGTCATCAAACGCTACTCATCTGAATCCCAATTCGACCATTGCTCAATTAGAAACGCATCAATATCAAGTGGATGCTGATACGTTGGGGGAAGTCGTTTCTACAGAGTTTAAAAATCATCCAGATTTACCAGGAGTGATTGTTAAAGAAGGAGAAGCAGTATTAGGGGTGATTTCTAGACGGAAGTTTCTAGAACAGATGAGTCAACCCTACAGTATTGAATTGTATTTGCGTCGCCCAATTCGAGTGCTGTTAGAGGTGATGGAAACTGATACGCTTACCTTAAAAGAGGATTCTGCCATTAATGAAGCAGTAAAAAGGGCTTTAAATCGTCCTCTAGATTTACTTTATGAACCGATTATTGTGCAGAGAAAAGATCAATCTTTGGAGTTGCTAGAATTACATAATTTGTTGTTGGCGCAATCAAAGATTTTTGCACAAGTAAATAAAATTATTAATCAACAAAAAGAAGAAGCGCGTCAGTATGCTGAAAATTTAAAACAAGAACAAGCAAAAGTTCGAGAATATACTCGTCAGTTGGAACAGGAACAGTTAGAGGCACAAAGACGCAATCAGGTTTTGGAAATGCAACGGGCGAAGTTATCTCGACAGGCGAACGCCATTTCAGAGTTAAATGATCGTTTTGTGCAGTTGGGAGAGTTATTGTCGAAGGAAGGAAAGGAAACCTTTGCTCAGATGTTAAGTAGTGTGGAGGCGATTTCTGATTCTACGGCTCGCATTATCAACATTGGTGAAGGGTTTAAGGAGGAATTAGAAGTGGTGAATAGTGCGACGCAGTTGATTGAGCGCGTCAGTCAACAGGTGCGTAATTTGTCGATTCAAGTGGCGCTGGCGGCGAATCGCCCAGGCAGTGGCGCGCAAGGACAAATGAGCGGGTTAAGTCGGATTACAACGGAAATTGGCAATTTAGGGAGTAAAACCTCGGAAGCGACAACGGAGGTGAATCAGATTGCTTATCGCTTTAAGGGTCAAATTGAAGACTTGACCAGTGCGGCGGCTGAAAGTGAGGAGGTGGCGCGGTCTTTGGTGAGACGTTCTCAGCAAACTCAACAAGCGCTGGATGAGTTGGAACGCTTGCTCAATGAGCATCGAGAAGAGGATACTGCGGTTGATTATGTTCAGGACGAAAATACTGCGGAACAGGAAGCAAGCAATGTTTAA
- a CDS encoding WbuC family cupin fold metalloprotein has protein sequence MNNLPIKHLNQDLINTVAKEATNSERLRKNYNFHELSDKVQRFINIMQPGTYVRPHRHTRPEEMQGFEFFIALQGKIGVLLFDESGNVIHTETLSLEEGNYGIEIAEGTFHTLVALAPNTVMFELKEGPYISTSDKDFLPNFPQEGTTTAREQVKIWESYFVGNAKPSYNRK, from the coding sequence ATGAATAATTTACCAATTAAACATTTAAATCAAGACTTAATTAACACCGTAGCGAAAGAGGCGACAAATAGCGAAAGATTACGGAAAAACTATAACTTCCACGAACTTTCTGACAAAGTGCAACGCTTTATTAACATTATGCAACCTGGAACTTATGTCCGTCCACATCGCCATACTCGTCCAGAGGAAATGCAGGGGTTTGAATTTTTTATTGCCTTACAAGGAAAAATTGGAGTCTTGTTATTTGACGAATCGGGAAACGTGATCCATACTGAAACTCTTAGTCTGGAGGAAGGTAATTATGGGATTGAAATTGCAGAAGGAACATTTCATACACTGGTGGCTTTAGCCCCAAATACAGTGATGTTTGAACTGAAAGAAGGCCCTTATATTTCCACCAGTGATAAAGATTTTCTCCCCAATTTTCCTCAAGAAGGAACGACGACAGCGCGAGAACAAGTGAAGATATGGGAATCGTATTTTGTGGGAAATGCCAAACCTTCCTATAATAGGAAGTGA
- the rpoD gene encoding RNA polymerase sigma factor RpoD, translated as MVNALTNQQQKSELERLIEEQSHEAAQGNTVALEVEPADSDLEKEALLEAEPPEEAPQKIEATTTKEDSKKKSYTEDSIRLYLQEIGRIRLLRADEEIELARKIADLSELERTRTELEATIGCEPTDEEWAEEVGQALPKFRRRLLLGRRAKEKMVQSNLRLVVSIAKKYMNRGLSFQDLIQEGSLGLIRAAEKFDHEKGYKFSTYATWWIRQAITRAIADQSRTIRLPVHLYETISRIKKTTKILSQELARKPTEEEIAERMEMTIEKLRFIAKSAQLPISLETPIGKEEDSRLGDFIEADGETPEDEVSKSLLREDLEDVLDTLSPRERDVLRLRYGLEDGRMKTLEEIGQIFNVTRERIRQIEAKALRKLRHPNRNSILKEYIRT; from the coding sequence ATGGTAAACGCACTAACCAACCAGCAGCAAAAAAGCGAACTCGAACGCTTAATTGAGGAGCAAAGTCACGAAGCAGCGCAAGGAAACACAGTAGCGCTAGAAGTGGAGCCGGCGGATTCGGATTTAGAAAAAGAAGCCCTTTTAGAAGCTGAACCTCCAGAAGAAGCGCCACAAAAAATAGAAGCAACAACTACAAAAGAAGACAGCAAAAAGAAATCTTATACAGAAGATTCAATTCGGCTTTATCTACAGGAAATCGGTCGGATTCGCTTATTGCGGGCTGATGAGGAAATTGAGTTAGCGCGGAAAATTGCCGATTTATCGGAGTTAGAGCGCACACGCACGGAATTAGAAGCTACCATCGGTTGTGAACCCACAGATGAGGAATGGGCCGAAGAAGTGGGACAAGCACTCCCGAAGTTCCGTCGTCGCTTGCTGTTGGGACGCAGGGCGAAAGAGAAAATGGTGCAGTCTAACTTACGGCTAGTGGTTTCGATCGCGAAAAAGTATATGAATCGGGGGTTATCTTTTCAAGATTTGATTCAAGAGGGGTCTTTAGGTTTAATTCGCGCTGCGGAAAAGTTTGATCACGAAAAAGGGTATAAGTTTTCTACTTATGCAACGTGGTGGATTCGGCAAGCGATCACTCGCGCAATCGCGGATCAATCACGAACAATTCGTCTTCCCGTTCACTTATATGAAACCATTTCTCGCATTAAGAAAACCACTAAGATTCTCTCTCAGGAATTAGCGCGAAAACCCACTGAGGAAGAGATCGCCGAACGCATGGAAATGACGATCGAGAAATTACGGTTTATTGCTAAATCAGCACAATTACCGATTTCTTTAGAAACGCCCATTGGCAAGGAAGAAGATTCTCGTTTAGGGGATTTTATTGAAGCGGACGGAGAAACCCCAGAAGATGAAGTTTCAAAAAGTTTACTCCGAGAAGATTTAGAGGATGTTCTCGACACACTGAGTCCTCGTGAACGAGATGTTCTAAGACTGCGCTACGGCTTAGAAGATGGACGGATGAAAACTTTAGAAGAAATTGGACAGATTTTTAACGTCACCCGTGAACGGATTCGACAAATCGAGGCGAAAGCATTAAGAAAGTTGCGCCATCCCAACCGCAACAGCATTTTAAAGGAGTATATTCGCACTTAA
- a CDS encoding translocation/assembly module TamB domain-containing protein, giving the protein MTYRQNPKPDSSEEDSPLDEPSSPQSSKLWLRSMLILILLGVGGGVAAAWYFIYYRLSPTVEKSITPMISRPLEMGKLEAFSLTSLKFGKTVLPPSENYSETVIIPAIEVDFTPLKLITQQTLNLDVTLIEPEVKVEQTTTGQWLTTQFTPQPPGFLKINLNTLTVENSKIALSPRNETGELQTPVNLTLPQLKSQFFDNNQRIQFQLENLSVTDTTGNLNLEGEANLESGEVEVNVTSNNLAMEELARLVTSPLAIKSGNINLNTDANISLDGRLPSFEGTASLNDLSAQLDQFSTPITDTNAEVRLSGQDIIVEDFNTEFGDISAVATGSINLATGYDLTATIEPTPISNLLAAVDMESLETPVSGTIEAKIAITGALENPKIRVTANSTENIKLDELEFSAFQTELSVEGTEVVVENFQATPTTGGEIIATGTIGLTPKQKIALEVELNDVSGEIVRPYQPNLPADLGILNGAGKLTGALSDWKSLQGTGEANLAIAGGSVTLPQLELAQGRLQAQIDVNSLQPEQLTDQVPEPLQNPVSGEFRLNANLADLSPEKVSVIGEGSLSVPNGEIGATSIVFNQGRLNADVNFSKIPIALFVPQAPPEYSDELLSGRFQVSADVGELSPETISLTGNGNLNLTRGEIGATAITFNQGQLEANVSLKQIPIAPFLPEESPENNELLSAQLQVSADVTEFDVNTIQGNGSGSVTISGNDRASITLSDLRLNRGNWQGNLDVRRLKVSPFLPELPIQLDEALVSTQLSAQGTLDNLTPAGINMQGSGEINRILGGNIVADLIRLEAGGFQIVASPQNLQLGKIAEELEGDVGGEVTVEGTLESLSPAGITAQADLNFSQGVALITNPLQTQLRWNGEQMILEEATAEDFFAAGSIELDLEKEGTEIIEQLDLTVDAENLDLARLPLPQVEPVGKIDVQGLANFSGNLKGNIDQPQLQGEIRLENFAVERFDFDSEMVGGIEANARQGVLLDLTGNDNNTPDRIQIGLLSPDENDLLPLEPLSLLIKRNQATIEGIRYGEEFDVSLENLPLDLLKDFAPLPPELAQQPASGELEGELTVNLNNYNVLGELALIKPSLGRFNSDRASANFTYRNNTVTIREALLKEEASTYRGNGRLTLTETNPEFEANLNIEKGRIQDILSALQLFDISDINQNFASPEYGNANDLNVSSLDIQNQPIETQLERFSEIKALLAQLRANQTETTAIPPLGAAQGNFSGNINLKGTSFALPDIQGEFSLDGDRWQWGPYQAETVTSKGSVNNGVITLLPVRLASEDSFINLSGTFGGENQSAQLRVNQIPVATVQNFVELPEFIGVSGFINGSATVAGTQDNPSARGELEVLEATLNESPIDNIQGSFSYSNSQLNFFARGLLTPETEPVTLSGDIPYQLPFASVTPPSEELSISMNLKDESFSLLDVVSNGQLTWNGGEGEINLAITGPFNLENFQFENLTTEGVIRLDNASIGTAFIPEPLTDIQTLVEFNFNKLNIQEFNANFGGGEVTATGGLALFDPSVTNDSLNLNLETLTVNVPDLYEGDVAGKINIAQTALEPEIGGEITVSDGEVILAETETPTATEGQEEADMSNIGFSNLNIILGENLNVVRPPIMDFLADGRLVLNGNLAAMRPQGTVTLQRGQVNIGPTQFRLAKGYEQTATFVPSQGLDPTLNVRLATSVAETSGNFSEDSGAEEINVSSGLGTLQSVRVEALVQGRASELQPGQLTANNNVLTLSSDPNRSETEILALLGGGLTSGFGQGNTALGLANLAGSTFFGTFQNTIGDALGLSEFRIFPTLIPTETEEGEESSGSALGFGAEAGIDISNDFSFSVLTIFNAEQTFQYSVRYRLSDDILFRGSTDLSDNDSLIIEYETRF; this is encoded by the coding sequence ATGACTTATAGGCAAAACCCCAAACCCGACTCCTCAGAAGAGGACTCTCCATTGGACGAACCTTCCTCACCTCAGTCTTCTAAACTCTGGCTTCGATCGATGCTAATTCTCATCTTATTAGGAGTCGGCGGTGGTGTCGCGGCTGCGTGGTATTTTATCTATTATCGACTTTCTCCCACTGTGGAAAAAAGCATCACTCCTATGATTTCCCGTCCTTTGGAAATGGGAAAATTGGAAGCCTTCTCTCTCACTTCTCTTAAATTTGGAAAAACCGTTCTTCCTCCCAGCGAAAACTATTCAGAAACTGTCATTATTCCCGCGATTGAGGTTGACTTTACTCCCTTAAAACTGATCACACAGCAAACCCTCAACCTTGATGTTACTCTCATTGAACCCGAAGTCAAAGTTGAACAAACCACAACTGGACAATGGTTAACCACCCAATTCACTCCTCAACCTCCTGGTTTCCTGAAAATTAACTTAAATACTCTCACCGTTGAAAATTCAAAAATCGCACTGTCTCCTCGTAACGAAACTGGAGAATTACAAACACCTGTTAACCTGACACTTCCTCAACTCAAGAGTCAATTTTTCGACAATAACCAACGGATTCAATTCCAACTGGAAAACCTCTCTGTCACCGACACGACTGGAAATCTTAATCTCGAAGGAGAAGCAAATTTGGAATCGGGAGAAGTCGAAGTTAACGTCACCAGTAACAACCTCGCCATGGAAGAGTTAGCAAGGTTAGTCACTTCTCCCCTTGCTATCAAAAGCGGCAATATTAATCTCAATACAGACGCAAATATTTCTCTAGATGGTCGTCTCCCCAGTTTTGAAGGGACAGCATCCTTAAACGACCTCAGCGCCCAACTCGATCAGTTTAGCACTCCCATCACCGATACCAATGCTGAAGTGCGTCTCTCTGGACAAGATATTATTGTCGAAGACTTTAACACTGAATTTGGAGATATTAGCGCTGTCGCCACTGGAAGCATTAATCTGGCGACGGGTTATGATCTAACAGCGACCATTGAACCGACTCCTATTTCTAATCTTCTCGCGGCTGTGGATATGGAGTCTTTAGAAACTCCTGTTAGCGGTACGATTGAGGCAAAAATTGCGATTACAGGGGCGTTAGAGAATCCTAAAATTAGGGTTACGGCGAACAGTACCGAAAACATCAAACTGGATGAACTGGAATTTAGTGCGTTTCAAACGGAGTTATCTGTAGAAGGAACAGAAGTGGTGGTGGAAAATTTCCAAGCCACTCCCACCACTGGAGGCGAAATTATTGCGACGGGAACAATTGGTTTAACCCCGAAACAAAAAATTGCTCTTGAGGTCGAATTAAATGACGTTTCAGGGGAAATTGTTCGTCCCTATCAACCTAACCTTCCTGCTGATTTAGGGATTCTCAATGGGGCTGGAAAATTAACTGGCGCGTTAAGTGATTGGAAAAGTCTCCAAGGAACAGGTGAAGCGAATTTAGCCATTGCGGGAGGAAGTGTCACTTTACCCCAATTAGAATTAGCTCAGGGTCGTCTCCAAGCCCAAATTGATGTTAATAGTTTACAACCCGAACAACTGACAGATCAAGTTCCTGAACCATTACAGAATCCTGTTTCGGGAGAGTTTCGTTTAAACGCGAATTTGGCTGACTTGTCTCCAGAGAAGGTAAGTGTTATCGGAGAAGGGAGTTTAAGCGTTCCCAACGGGGAAATTGGGGCGACTTCTATTGTGTTTAATCAGGGGAGGTTGAACGCAGATGTGAATTTTAGTAAGATTCCGATCGCGCTCTTTGTGCCACAAGCCCCACCTGAATATAGTGATGAATTACTCTCAGGACGCTTTCAAGTCAGCGCTGATGTGGGAGAGTTATCCCCAGAAACCATCAGTCTTACGGGAAATGGCAATTTGAACCTCACCAGAGGGGAAATTGGCGCGACAGCAATCACCTTTAATCAAGGACAGTTGGAGGCAAATGTTAGTTTAAAACAAATCCCGATCGCGCCATTTTTGCCAGAAGAATCACCAGAAAACAATGAGTTGCTCTCAGCACAGTTGCAAGTTAGCGCTGATGTTACCGAATTTGATGTCAATACCATTCAAGGAAACGGATCAGGATCAGTTACAATTAGTGGCAACGATCGAGCTTCGATCACGCTTTCTGATCTGCGTTTGAATCGTGGCAATTGGCAAGGAAATCTCGATGTTAGGCGCTTAAAAGTCTCGCCGTTTCTTCCAGAGTTACCGATACAACTAGATGAGGCTTTAGTCAGTACCCAATTAAGCGCTCAGGGAACATTAGACAATTTAACCCCAGCAGGAATCAATATGCAAGGGAGTGGGGAAATTAATCGCATCCTTGGCGGGAATATTGTCGCTGATTTAATTCGTCTGGAAGCGGGAGGATTTCAAATTGTCGCCTCTCCCCAAAACTTACAACTCGGAAAAATTGCCGAAGAATTAGAAGGGGATGTGGGAGGAGAAGTTACCGTTGAAGGAACACTAGAGAGTTTAAGTCCTGCTGGAATCACTGCTCAAGCTGATTTAAACTTTAGTCAGGGAGTGGCTCTGATTACAAATCCTCTTCAAACTCAGTTACGTTGGAATGGTGAGCAGATGATTTTAGAAGAAGCAACCGCAGAAGACTTTTTTGCTGCTGGCTCGATCGAGCTAGACTTAGAAAAAGAAGGAACTGAGATCATCGAACAACTAGATTTAACCGTTGACGCGGAAAACCTCGACTTAGCGCGACTTCCGCTTCCTCAAGTTGAACCAGTAGGTAAAATTGATGTGCAAGGGTTAGCGAACTTTTCAGGAAACCTCAAAGGAAACATTGATCAGCCGCAACTTCAAGGAGAAATTCGGCTGGAAAACTTTGCGGTGGAAAGATTTGACTTTGATTCGGAAATGGTGGGAGGAATTGAAGCGAATGCTCGACAAGGAGTTTTACTCGACCTCACTGGCAATGATAATAACACGCCCGATCGCATCCAAATCGGATTATTATCTCCCGACGAAAATGATTTATTACCCCTAGAACCCTTATCCCTTCTCATTAAACGCAATCAAGCCACCATAGAAGGCATCCGATATGGGGAAGAATTTGATGTCAGTTTAGAAAACCTTCCCCTCGACTTGCTAAAAGACTTTGCCCCTCTCCCCCCAGAACTTGCCCAGCAACCCGCATCAGGAGAATTAGAAGGAGAACTAACCGTTAATCTCAATAACTATAATGTGCTGGGAGAACTTGCCCTCATTAAACCATCTTTAGGGCGCTTTAACAGCGATCGAGCCAGCGCCAACTTCACCTATCGTAACAACACCGTCACCATCCGAGAAGCCCTCCTCAAAGAAGAAGCCAGCACCTATCGCGGAAATGGTCGTCTTACCCTAACCGAAACCAACCCAGAATTTGAAGCCAACCTTAACATCGAAAAAGGACGCATTCAAGACATCCTCAGCGCCCTACAACTCTTTGATATTTCCGACATCAATCAAAACTTTGCCTCTCCCGAATATGGCAACGCCAACGACTTAAACGTCTCCTCCCTCGACATTCAAAACCAACCCATAGAAACCCAACTGGAACGCTTCTCTGAAATTAAAGCACTTTTGGCTCAACTGCGAGCAAACCAAACCGAAACCACCGCCATCCCCCCTCTTGGCGCCGCCCAAGGCAACTTTAGCGGTAACATTAACCTCAAAGGAACATCTTTCGCCCTTCCAGACATTCAAGGAGAATTTAGCCTTGACGGTGACAGATGGCAATGGGGCCCCTATCAAGCCGAAACCGTAACCAGTAAAGGAAGCGTCAACAATGGCGTAATTACCCTTCTTCCCGTGCGTCTCGCTTCAGAGGATAGTTTTATCAACCTTTCTGGAACATTTGGAGGGGAAAACCAATCCGCACAACTACGAGTGAATCAAATTCCCGTTGCTACTGTACAAAACTTTGTAGAACTGCCAGAATTTATTGGCGTTAGCGGTTTTATCAACGGTAGCGCCACCGTCGCCGGTACGCAAGACAACCCCAGCGCACGAGGAGAACTAGAAGTTTTAGAAGCCACCCTCAACGAAAGTCCCATTGATAACATTCAGGGAAGTTTTAGTTATAGCAACTCTCAACTTAACTTCTTTGCGAGAGGTTTATTAACCCCAGAAACTGAACCCGTTACTCTCAGTGGCGATATTCCCTACCAACTCCCCTTTGCTTCCGTTACTCCTCCTTCCGAAGAATTAAGTATTAGTATGAATCTCAAAGATGAAAGTTTCAGCTTACTTGATGTAGTGAGTAACGGACAACTGACTTGGAATGGCGGTGAAGGAGAAATTAATCTCGCCATTACTGGACCCTTTAATCTAGAAAACTTCCAATTTGAGAACTTAACCACAGAAGGAGTCATTCGTCTTGATAACGCCAGTATTGGCACCGCTTTTATTCCCGAACCCTTAACCGACATTCAAACCCTTGTTGAATTTAACTTCAACAAATTAAACATTCAAGAATTTAACGCCAACTTTGGCGGCGGTGAAGTGACCGCAACGGGGGGACTAGCATTATTTGACCCCAGTGTCACCAACGACAGCCTCAACCTCAACTTAGAAACTCTTACCGTCAATGTTCCAGACCTTTACGAAGGGGATGTGGCTGGTAAGATAAACATTGCTCAAACCGCACTCGAACCTGAAATTGGCGGCGAAATCACCGTTTCTGATGGAGAAGTCATCCTCGCGGAAACCGAGACTCCCACCGCAACCGAAGGTCAGGAAGAAGCAGATATGAGCAACATTGGTTTTAGTAACTTAAATATTATTTTGGGAGAAAATCTCAATGTGGTTCGTCCGCCAATTATGGACTTTCTCGCTGATGGTCGTTTAGTCTTGAATGGAAATTTAGCCGCTATGCGTCCTCAAGGAACAGTCACCTTACAACGAGGTCAAGTCAATATCGGACCGACCCAATTTCGCCTCGCGAAGGGTTACGAACAAACCGCCACTTTTGTCCCCTCTCAAGGATTAGACCCAACTTTAAATGTGCGTTTAGCTACCTCTGTGGCGGAAACCAGTGGTAACTTCAGCGAAGATAGTGGCGCAGAGGAAATCAATGTTAGTTCTGGGTTGGGAACATTACAGTCCGTGCGAGTAGAAGCATTAGTACAAGGACGCGCCAGCGAGTTACAACCCGGACAGCTAACAGCAAATAATAATGTCTTAACTTTAAGCAGTGATCCCAACCGTAGCGAAACTGAAATTTTAGCACTGCTCGGCGGTGGTTTAACCAGTGGTTTTGGACAAGGAAATACAGCGTTAGGATTAGCGAATTTAGCTGGTTCTACCTTTTTCGGAACGTTTCAAAATACCATTGGGGATGCTTTAGGGTTGAGTGAGTTTCGGATTTTTCCGACTTTAATTCCCACAGAAACCGAAGAGGGAGAAGAAAGTTCTGGTTCGGCTTTAGGCTTTGGCGCAGAAGCGGGAATTGACATTAGTAATGATTTTTCTTTTTCAGTGCTAACCATTTTTAACGCTGAACAAACTTTTCAGTACAGTGTGCGCTATCGTTTGAGTGATGATATTTTATTCCGAGGTTCTACGGATTTATCAGATAATGATAGCCTGATTATAGAATATGAAACTCGGTTTTAA